A single region of the Candidatus Aminicenantes bacterium genome encodes:
- a CDS encoding phosphatase PAP2 family protein, producing the protein MFQTEIMIGLQALRSDWLTWLMRQITATGYHGFVIILVIAVMMGISLRKGFLLFQFFAWTGMASELCKELFGLPRPFFVDSRVRCLEPTWDAVTALKAQGASCFFSLPPRAAIEAFRLQHLSFGFPSGHVSGSIALWGGLAVLFRKRGLAWLAPIAICLVALSRMYLGVHFLGDVLSGAVLGGLVLLLAWRLVGDAGGRERFFAVARLGAALPQLAYAAAMFILPVLLFIFSAVSATLAGFFIGLNAAFTMILRQGPLDEGAALPVRAVRVLLGGLIFLLLGWLLSLGTAWLHIPAGSWPRFISSALNCFLAFQIAVPLFLRLGLYKKETRTGDANR; encoded by the coding sequence ATGTTCCAAACCGAAATCATGATTGGCCTGCAGGCCCTGCGTTCGGACTGGCTGACCTGGCTGATGAGGCAGATCACGGCCACCGGCTACCACGGCTTCGTCATCATCCTGGTCATCGCCGTCATGATGGGGATCAGCCTGCGCAAAGGCTTCCTGCTCTTTCAGTTCTTCGCCTGGACGGGCATGGCCAGCGAATTGTGCAAGGAGCTATTCGGGCTGCCGCGGCCGTTTTTCGTCGACAGCCGCGTCCGGTGCCTGGAGCCGACCTGGGATGCGGTCACCGCCCTCAAGGCCCAGGGCGCTTCCTGTTTCTTTTCCCTGCCACCGCGCGCGGCCATCGAGGCCTTCCGCCTCCAGCACCTCTCCTTCGGTTTCCCGTCGGGGCACGTCTCGGGGAGCATCGCCCTCTGGGGCGGCCTGGCGGTCCTTTTCCGCAAGCGCGGGCTCGCCTGGCTGGCCCCCATCGCCATCTGCCTGGTCGCCCTCAGCCGCATGTACCTGGGGGTGCACTTCTTGGGCGACGTCCTCAGCGGCGCCGTCCTGGGCGGATTGGTGCTGCTGCTCGCCTGGCGCCTCGTCGGCGACGCCGGCGGCCGGGAGCGGTTCTTCGCTGTCGCCCGGCTCGGCGCGGCGCTGCCGCAGCTGGCGTATGCCGCGGCGATGTTCATCCTGCCTGTATTGCTGTTCATCTTTTCCGCGGTTTCAGCTACGCTCGCCGGTTTTTTCATCGGCTTGAACGCCGCCTTCACCATGATCCTGAGGCAGGGTCCCCTTGATGAAGGCGCAGCGCTGCCGGTCCGCGCCGTTCGGGTGCTGCTCGGCGGCCTGATCTTCCTGCTGCTCGGTTGGCTCCTGAGCCTGGGAACGGCCTGGCTCCATATCCCGGCAGGTTCCTGGCCGCGCTTCATTTCCTCCGCCCTGAATTGCTTCCTGGCCTTCCAGATCGCGGTGCCGCTGTTCCTGCGCCTGGGGCTCTATAAAAAGGAAACCCGAACGGGGGACGCGAACCGGTAG
- a CDS encoding endo alpha-1,4 polygalactosaminidase: protein MGKKFFPLFCLSILLLSCNSDDPSNPGDNEYRAHMRGFVQAIAVRARNTAGASFGIFPQNGCELTADSSYLAAINGSGNEDVFYGYTNDNTPTLSADSEYFLGYLKPQVSAGKLVLVTDYCTSRSYVDDSYAQCAANGFVGYCAVRELDAIVNNGHMPTAADSHDCRKWSDVKHFLYVINPRNFSSAAAFINAVAATYYDLVIIDAYFEDRALSAAQIDALKTKPDGKRRLVLAYMSIGEAEDYRWYWQSGWTPGHPDWLGQENPEWEGNYAVAYWQSEWQAIIFQYADIVMAAGFDGLYLDKIDEYEYWEEKG from the coding sequence ATGGGTAAAAAATTCTTTCCGCTTTTTTGTCTGTCGATTCTATTGCTCTCCTGCAACAGCGACGACCCTTCGAATCCCGGAGACAACGAATATCGCGCCCACATGCGGGGCTTTGTCCAGGCCATTGCCGTCCGCGCCCGGAACACCGCCGGCGCAAGCTTTGGCATTTTTCCCCAGAACGGCTGCGAATTGACCGCAGACTCAAGCTATCTGGCCGCGATCAACGGTTCAGGCAACGAGGACGTTTTTTACGGCTACACCAACGACAACACTCCGACGCTCAGCGCCGATAGCGAATATTTCCTCGGTTATTTAAAGCCGCAGGTGAGTGCCGGCAAGCTGGTGCTGGTTACCGATTATTGCACCAGCCGCTCCTATGTCGATGACAGTTATGCCCAATGCGCCGCCAACGGTTTCGTGGGGTACTGCGCGGTTCGCGAACTCGATGCCATCGTCAACAACGGGCATATGCCGACGGCGGCCGACAGCCACGATTGCCGGAAATGGAGCGATGTCAAGCATTTTCTTTATGTGATCAATCCCCGGAATTTTTCAAGCGCGGCCGCATTCATCAATGCCGTCGCCGCCACCTATTACGACCTGGTCATCATCGACGCTTATTTTGAAGATCGCGCACTCAGCGCGGCCCAGATCGATGCCCTCAAAACCAAGCCCGACGGCAAACGGCGCCTCGTGCTGGCCTACATGAGCATCGGCGAGGCCGAAGACTACCGCTGGTACTGGCAGTCGGGCTGGACTCCGGGCCACCCCGACTGGCTTGGCCAGGAAAACCCGGAATGGGAAGGCAACTACGCGGTCGCCTATTGGCAAAGCGAGTGGCAGGCGATCATATTCCAATATGCCGATATCGTCATGGCCGCCGGTTTCGACGGTTTGTACCTCGATAAAATCGACGAGTATGAATATTGGGAGGAAAAAGGCTGA
- a CDS encoding tetratricopeptide repeat protein, with the protein MLFRRFLVIFFLSAAIVAAAASGDIADLEKKLTGSSGNARLELLNLLAAACNNQDALKQIRYGKEALALARQSHDRRQEAQALFYMGGGYLDRNESQDAISSYSQAEKLFEELRLTTKQFDCIKNIGSVYENMGDFAKAQEYYEQALTLARDAGFEKGMAVATSYIGIIHVYQSELDKALACFFQALAIQEKLGDPAHIANTKSYIGTVYADLGNHEKALEYYNQSLALAVYRDKKDLANTAITLSNIGLEYGHLKKTQESLATYNDALPLSEKVGDKNNVGRVLDSMAGAYVDLKDYERALRFYMRSLDIWRETGSPYLISSTTTNIGELYIYRREKNRL; encoded by the coding sequence ATGCTGTTCAGACGCTTTTTGGTCATATTTTTCTTATCGGCCGCCATAGTCGCTGCCGCGGCTAGCGGAGACATCGCCGATCTCGAAAAAAAACTCACCGGCAGCAGCGGCAATGCGCGGCTGGAATTACTGAACCTCCTGGCTGCCGCCTGCAATAACCAGGATGCGCTCAAGCAGATCCGATATGGCAAGGAAGCTCTGGCGTTGGCACGCCAGTCGCATGACCGCCGCCAGGAAGCCCAAGCGCTGTTTTACATGGGAGGCGGCTATCTGGACCGCAACGAGAGCCAGGATGCCATCTCCTCCTACAGCCAAGCTGAAAAGCTCTTCGAAGAATTGCGCCTCACGACGAAGCAATTCGACTGCATAAAAAATATCGGATCGGTCTATGAAAACATGGGAGATTTCGCCAAGGCGCAGGAGTACTATGAACAGGCGCTAACCCTGGCCAGGGACGCCGGCTTCGAAAAAGGGATGGCGGTTGCCACCAGTTACATTGGCATCATCCATGTGTATCAAAGCGAGCTGGACAAGGCGCTCGCTTGTTTTTTCCAGGCTTTGGCCATACAGGAAAAACTCGGCGACCCGGCGCATATCGCCAACACGAAAAGTTATATAGGTACGGTCTACGCCGATCTGGGAAATCATGAAAAAGCCCTTGAATATTATAATCAATCACTGGCGCTGGCGGTTTATCGGGACAAGAAGGATCTGGCCAACACGGCCATCACCCTGAGCAATATTGGTCTGGAGTATGGACACTTGAAAAAAACGCAGGAGTCCCTCGCCACATACAACGATGCGCTGCCGCTATCGGAAAAGGTCGGCGACAAAAATAACGTCGGCCGAGTTCTTGACAGCATGGCCGGCGCCTATGTCGATCTAAAAGACTATGAGCGGGCGTTGCGCTTCTACATGAGATCGCTGGACATCTGGCGCGAAACCGGCAGCCCGTACTTGATCAGCTCCACCACGACCAATATCGGGGAACTGTATATTTATCGCCGGGAGAAAAACCGGCTTTGA
- a CDS encoding ATP-binding protein yields MLIQRLLTIPWNKNIFLFGPRQTGKSTLIKSQCLDEQTLYFDLLQQDVYRRFLSRPETFRAEVQAAVKDKKFTRVIVDEVQKVPMLLDEIHALIESGSGCSFILSGSSSRKLKRQHANMLAGRAWTFFLYPLSSLELKYRFDLRSALQFGTLPSVFLENIEESKQEMLRSYVGTYLHEEIEMEANIRNLGGFLRFLPIAAAQNGELLNYANLARETGVTAHTAREYFKILEDTLLGFFLFPFARSIRKRLVSHPKFYFFDTGVVTALTNRLRVDLADPGYEFGRAFEHWVILELIRLNHYLRLDLRFSFYRTERGAEVDCIIESPNQKVFAVEIKATDNPSSSMLRGLHSFAEKMPQARLILACRVPRPQRLGKVDILPWEDMLALIRSEA; encoded by the coding sequence ATGTTGATTCAAAGACTTTTAACTATTCCCTGGAATAAAAATATTTTTCTCTTTGGTCCCAGGCAAACCGGGAAAAGTACGTTGATCAAAAGCCAGTGTCTGGATGAACAGACACTCTATTTCGATCTGCTCCAACAGGATGTGTATCGCCGCTTCCTTTCCCGGCCTGAAACTTTCCGGGCCGAAGTGCAGGCCGCCGTAAAGGACAAGAAGTTCACGCGGGTGATTGTCGATGAAGTGCAGAAGGTACCGATGTTGCTTGATGAAATTCATGCCTTGATTGAATCTGGCAGCGGTTGCTCTTTTATTTTAAGCGGCTCCAGTTCGCGTAAATTAAAGCGTCAGCACGCCAATATGCTGGCCGGCCGGGCCTGGACATTTTTTCTTTATCCGCTTTCCTCCCTGGAGTTAAAGTATCGTTTTGATTTGCGATCGGCACTGCAATTTGGCACATTGCCGAGTGTTTTTTTGGAAAACATTGAAGAGTCAAAACAAGAGATGCTCCGTTCCTATGTGGGAACCTATTTACATGAAGAAATTGAAATGGAAGCTAATATTCGCAACCTGGGAGGCTTCTTGCGCTTCCTGCCCATAGCCGCAGCCCAAAATGGGGAATTGCTCAATTATGCCAATCTGGCAAGGGAAACGGGGGTCACTGCCCATACAGCGCGCGAGTATTTTAAAATTCTGGAGGATACCTTGCTTGGTTTTTTTCTTTTCCCCTTTGCCAGATCGATCCGCAAAAGACTGGTCAGTCATCCCAAATTCTATTTTTTCGATACCGGCGTAGTCACGGCGCTGACCAACCGCTTGCGGGTGGATTTGGCTGATCCGGGTTATGAATTCGGGCGCGCTTTTGAACATTGGGTGATCCTTGAACTCATCCGCCTGAACCACTACCTGCGCCTGGATCTGCGCTTTTCTTTTTATCGCACCGAGCGGGGCGCCGAAGTGGATTGCATTATTGAGAGCCCCAATCAAAAAGTGTTCGCCGTGGAAATCAAGGCTACGGACAATCCATCTTCATCCATGCTGCGGGGACTCCATTCCTTTGCAGAAAAAATGCCGCAAGCGCGTCTGATTTTGGCCTGCCGGGTACCCCGGCCGCAACGCCTGGGAAAAGTCGACATCCTGCCCTGGGAAGATATGCTGGCTTTGATTCGCTCTGAAGCGTAA
- a CDS encoding serine/threonine-protein kinase, which yields MPPFPKIPNFELKKFLGSGGAAEVFLAVDLKHSRLVAVKVLARSRFANAVAVRRFIKEAQTISRLHHPNIVRIHGTGKINDLHYMVMEFLPESLKARIRQRKPIGLQESLTIINQIAAALFYAHGKGFIHRDVKPDNIMFRADGTPVILDFGIARVLEATSQITRSGTSLGTPRYMSPEQLNAKRVDGRSDIYSLGVVLYEMISGTPPYKGTHTMSVVMKHINEPIPRLPGELAHCQPLIERMLAKERDKRVGSEAEWRELIKPLLKPFKLPRVGRENFAGLPSAKEREKTRLSIEGGRSDSEKSHASRPRPRPKRNPRRLLLLNLLLVLAVVVWAFFNYERIPGLLLSLGRAIVSWVSSLLAKI from the coding sequence ATGCCCCCATTTCCCAAGATCCCCAATTTCGAACTGAAAAAATTCCTGGGCAGCGGCGGCGCCGCCGAGGTCTTCCTCGCCGTCGACCTGAAGCATTCCCGGCTGGTGGCCGTCAAGGTCCTGGCCCGCAGCCGTTTCGCCAACGCCGTCGCGGTCCGGCGCTTCATCAAGGAGGCGCAGACCATTTCCCGCCTCCACCATCCCAACATCGTCCGCATCCATGGCACGGGCAAGATCAATGACTTGCACTACATGGTCATGGAGTTCCTGCCCGAAAGCCTGAAAGCGCGCATCCGCCAGCGCAAGCCGATCGGCCTGCAGGAGTCCCTGACCATCATCAACCAGATCGCCGCCGCCCTGTTCTACGCCCACGGCAAGGGCTTCATCCATCGCGACGTCAAGCCCGACAACATCATGTTCCGCGCCGACGGCACGCCGGTGATCCTCGATTTCGGCATCGCCCGCGTCCTCGAGGCCACCAGCCAGATCACCCGCTCGGGCACCAGCCTGGGCACGCCGCGCTACATGAGTCCGGAGCAGCTCAACGCCAAGCGCGTCGACGGCCGCAGCGACATCTACAGCCTGGGGGTCGTCCTGTACGAGATGATCAGCGGCACCCCGCCCTACAAGGGGACCCACACCATGTCGGTGGTCATGAAGCACATCAACGAGCCCATCCCCAGGCTGCCCGGGGAACTGGCCCACTGCCAGCCGCTGATCGAGCGCATGCTGGCCAAGGAGCGCGACAAACGCGTCGGCAGCGAAGCGGAATGGCGCGAGCTGATCAAGCCGCTGCTCAAGCCCTTCAAGTTGCCCCGGGTCGGCCGCGAGAATTTCGCCGGCCTGCCCTCGGCCAAGGAGCGCGAGAAGACCCGCCTGAGCATCGAGGGCGGCAGAAGCGATTCCGAAAAAAGCCACGCCAGCCGCCCGCGGCCGAGGCCCAAGCGCAACCCCCGGCGCCTGTTGCTCCTGAACCTGCTGCTGGTCCTGGCCGTGGTGGTTTGGGCCTTTTTCAACTACGAGCGCATCCCGGGCCTGCTCCTCTCCCTCGGACGCGCGATCGTTTCCTGGGTGTCGTCGCTGCTCGCTAAGATCTGA